From Haloarcula sp. CBA1127, a single genomic window includes:
- the msrB gene encoding peptide-methionine (R)-S-oxide reductase MsrB, whose protein sequence is MSESEEELPDNDEEWREILSDEEYRILRESGTEPRFSSDLIDVEDEGVFTCAGCGTELFDSDRKFESETGWPSFWDVYQEGNVETRADNSHGMERTEVVCAECGGHLGHVFDDGPEPSGKRYCINGAALDFESE, encoded by the coding sequence ATGAGTGAATCCGAAGAAGAACTCCCGGACAACGACGAAGAGTGGCGCGAAATACTCTCCGACGAAGAGTACCGAATCCTCCGCGAGTCCGGAACAGAGCCGCGGTTCAGCAGCGACCTCATTGACGTAGAAGACGAGGGCGTGTTCACCTGTGCCGGCTGTGGGACGGAACTGTTCGATAGCGACAGGAAATTCGAATCAGAAACCGGCTGGCCGAGCTTCTGGGACGTGTATCAGGAAGGCAACGTCGAAACACGGGCGGACAACAGCCACGGGATGGAGCGAACGGAAGTCGTCTGTGCCGAGTGTGGCGGTCATCTGGGCCACGTGTTCGACGACGGACCGGAGCCGAGCGGGAAGCGGTACTGCATCAACGGCGCGGCGCTTGACTTCGAGTCAGAGTAG
- a CDS encoding GTP cyclohydrolase III, producing the protein MTNTQITHIQIDNYGPWTVTPEPRREVDLQTLQSRLYADLAQLVGNRDGYIFFSRFDNMIAVTNGLDEAAHALIQESVGNRYPVTMSLSVATGTTPVSALGTATEQLQEAGSAQDKGRREVLRGQTIDEEFRKPTDVQLAHFDVDDATEKYTDQLNEFDTFIQIEQGYAALMKYMREAHDSLSFFVGGDNVIAVCPDLDEADYHDAINHVREEVDVELKVGVGRGRTAATAGMDAKHALETCRATGEAVTIETETTE; encoded by the coding sequence GTGACCAACACCCAGATCACCCATATACAGATTGATAACTACGGGCCGTGGACTGTGACGCCTGAGCCCCGCCGTGAAGTCGACCTACAGACGCTCCAGTCCCGGCTGTACGCTGACCTCGCACAGTTGGTCGGGAACCGCGACGGCTACATCTTCTTCTCGCGGTTCGACAACATGATCGCCGTAACGAACGGATTGGACGAGGCAGCACACGCACTCATTCAGGAATCCGTCGGCAATCGTTACCCGGTGACGATGAGCCTCTCTGTCGCGACGGGAACGACACCTGTCTCGGCGCTGGGAACGGCGACGGAGCAGCTACAGGAGGCCGGTAGCGCACAGGACAAGGGCCGGCGTGAAGTGTTACGCGGACAGACGATCGACGAGGAGTTCCGGAAGCCCACAGACGTACAGCTCGCGCATTTCGATGTCGACGACGCCACCGAGAAGTACACCGACCAACTCAACGAGTTCGACACGTTCATCCAGATCGAACAGGGCTACGCAGCCCTCATGAAGTACATGCGCGAGGCCCACGACTCGCTGTCGTTTTTCGTCGGCGGCGACAACGTCATCGCGGTCTGTCCGGACCTGGACGAAGCGGACTACCACGACGCAATCAACCACGTTCGCGAAGAAGTCGACGTGGAGCTGAAAGTCGGTGTCGGACGCGGGCGGACGGCAGCTACGGCCGGGATGGACGCCAAGCACGCATTAGAGACCTGTCGGGCGACCGGTGAGGCCGTCACCATCGAAACCGAGACAACCGAGTAA
- a CDS encoding CBS domain-containing protein yields the protein MNGEVTVREVMNREYVGASESDDLLETTELLIREDQHPILVLRGNEPVGVATDRDVLGYIVDGGDPETATVGDVMRESIPTIGPDAGLPAARDRMATRSAEFLLVTADGEPLGTLTEHDILSTARLESESTEVVEQTSTVATTGQEATTDGMQSAAEDSFDSQGICSACSTFTRNLASFNGQLLCADCRDV from the coding sequence ATGAACGGTGAGGTCACTGTGCGGGAGGTTATGAACAGAGAGTACGTCGGCGCAAGCGAGTCCGATGACCTCCTTGAAACGACGGAGCTACTGATACGGGAGGATCAGCACCCGATTCTCGTATTACGGGGGAACGAACCAGTCGGCGTCGCGACGGACAGAGACGTGCTGGGATACATCGTCGACGGTGGCGACCCGGAGACTGCCACTGTCGGTGACGTGATGCGTGAATCCATTCCGACAATCGGTCCCGATGCTGGACTCCCGGCGGCACGGGACCGGATGGCGACACGCTCCGCCGAGTTCCTTCTGGTAACGGCTGACGGAGAGCCGCTCGGGACACTGACCGAGCACGATATCCTCTCGACTGCGAGATTAGAGAGCGAGTCGACAGAGGTCGTCGAACAGACCTCGACAGTTGCGACGACCGGTCAGGAAGCCACCACCGACGGAATGCAGTCCGCCGCCGAGGATTCGTTCGACAGTCAGGGCATCTGTTCCGCCTGTAGCACGTTTACGCGGAATCTCGCCTCGTTCAACGGGCAACTCCTCTGTGCGGACTGCCGGGATGTCTGA
- a CDS encoding DUF5785 family protein, producing MDWPHDPDGEEGSEGRRKYGHAVLAKKVNEDEDFPLTAEEYVEQYGDHPVRIDYETVVSVADIFDYVDQEEFEDFPDFHKSLGRALREADWWPYRLEQA from the coding sequence ATGGATTGGCCACACGATCCGGACGGCGAGGAAGGAAGCGAGGGCCGGCGCAAGTACGGCCACGCTGTGCTGGCGAAGAAAGTCAACGAGGACGAAGACTTCCCGCTGACCGCCGAGGAGTACGTCGAACAGTACGGAGACCACCCGGTTCGGATCGATTACGAGACGGTCGTCAGCGTGGCGGACATCTTCGACTATGTCGATCAAGAGGAGTTCGAGGACTTCCCGGACTTCCACAAATCGCTTGGGCGCGCGCTACGCGAGGCGGACTGGTGGCCGTACAGACTCGAACAGGCCTAA
- a CDS encoding N-acetyltransferase codes for MEIATASMDDVDTIVDLWVQLAESQRAHGSHLFGDRNRTAVRETVVQRIVAENVCLARIDRHVVGFVMVTIDSGRYEQDETRGIIENIFVEPVHRNQGIGSELLATGEELLHQAGADILALEAMADNESARQFYRAHGYAPHRIELEKPTENDTL; via the coding sequence GTGGAAATCGCCACCGCCTCGATGGATGACGTGGACACCATCGTCGACCTGTGGGTCCAATTGGCGGAGAGCCAGCGTGCCCACGGGTCACATCTGTTCGGGGACCGGAACCGAACCGCGGTCCGAGAGACGGTCGTACAGCGCATTGTCGCCGAGAACGTCTGTCTCGCTCGCATAGACCGGCACGTCGTCGGGTTCGTCATGGTGACCATCGACAGCGGCCGGTACGAACAAGACGAGACGCGGGGCATCATCGAGAATATCTTCGTTGAACCGGTCCACAGGAACCAGGGAATCGGTAGCGAACTGCTCGCTACGGGGGAAGAGCTACTCCACCAGGCCGGTGCAGATATCCTTGCGCTGGAAGCGATGGCAGACAACGAGTCCGCCCGACAGTTCTACCGCGCACACGGCTACGCACCACACCGGATCGAGCTCGAAAAGCCGACCGAAAACGATACTCTCTAA
- the ndk gene encoding nucleoside-diphosphate kinase, with product MSEHERTFVMVKPDGVQRGLIGDIVSRFEDRGLKMVGGKFMQIDQELAEEHYGEHEDKPFFDGLVDFITSGPVFAMVWEGQDATRQVRTMMGETDPAESAPGTIRGDYGLDLGRNVIHGSDHEDKGANEREIELFFDDDELVDWDQIDSSWLYE from the coding sequence ATGTCCGAACACGAGCGCACGTTCGTGATGGTCAAGCCTGACGGCGTCCAGCGCGGCCTCATCGGGGACATCGTCTCCCGCTTCGAGGACCGCGGCCTGAAGATGGTCGGTGGCAAGTTCATGCAAATCGATCAAGAGCTCGCCGAGGAGCACTACGGCGAGCACGAGGACAAGCCATTCTTTGACGGGCTCGTCGACTTCATCACCTCTGGGCCCGTGTTCGCGATGGTCTGGGAAGGTCAGGACGCGACCCGGCAGGTCCGCACCATGATGGGCGAGACGGACCCCGCCGAATCGGCTCCCGGCACCATCCGTGGTGACTACGGGCTCGACCTCGGTCGGAACGTCATCCACGGCTCCGACCACGAGGACAAGGGCGCAAACGAGCGCGAAATCGAGCTGTTCTTCGACGACGACGAACTCGTCGACTGGGACCAGATCGACTCGTCTTGGCTGTACGAGTAA
- a CDS encoding glutaredoxin family protein: protein MSLTLYQLDGCPYCEKVADRLDDLGIEYDSVWVEALHSKRDEVKRVSGQRGVPVLVDEDRGVTMAESDRILELIETTYAPEAQSA, encoded by the coding sequence ATGAGCCTGACGCTCTACCAGCTCGACGGCTGTCCGTATTGTGAGAAGGTCGCGGACCGACTGGACGACCTCGGAATCGAGTACGACAGCGTCTGGGTCGAGGCGCTACACTCGAAACGCGACGAGGTGAAGCGGGTTTCCGGTCAGCGAGGGGTCCCGGTTCTGGTTGATGAGGACCGCGGTGTCACGATGGCTGAGTCCGACCGCATCCTCGAGCTTATCGAGACGACTTACGCGCCTGAAGCCCAGTCGGCGTAG